One genomic segment of Ricinus communis isolate WT05 ecotype wild-type chromosome 5, ASM1957865v1, whole genome shotgun sequence includes these proteins:
- the LOC8273380 gene encoding sugar transporter ERD6-like 6 — translation MTSREEAGDDGVRKPLLHTGSWYRMSSRQSSMMGSSSQYIRDGAVSVVLCVLIVALGPIQFGFTCGYSSPTQAEIIRDLNLSISEFSLFGSLSNVGAMVGAIASGQMAEYIGRKGSLMVAAIPNIIGWLSISFAKDSSFLFMGRLLEGFGVGIISYTVPVYIAEIAPQNRRGSLGSVNQLSVTLGIMLAYLLGLFVHWRLLAVLGILPCTILIPGLFFIPESPRWLAKMGMTEDFEASLQVLRGFDTDISAEVNEIKRSVASSTKRSTVRFADLRRRRYWFPLMVGIGLLMLQQLSGINGILFYSSNIFESAGLSSGNLATVGLGVIQVLATGVTTWLVDKAGRRLLLIVSTSGITVSLLLVAVAFYLEGNVSKDSHLYGIMGILSLVGLVAMIIFFSLGLGAIPWIIMSEILPVNIKGLAGSVATLANWLTSWLVTMTANLLLSWSSGGTFTMFTLVSAFTVVFVTLWVPETKGRTLEEIQSSFR, via the exons ATGACTTCGAGAGAAGAGGCCGGAGATGATGGAGTAAGGAAACCGTTGCTGCACACAGGAAGTTGGTATAGAATGAGTTCGAGGCAGTCCAGTATGATGGGCTCTTCTTCTCAGTACATTCGTGATGGCGCTGTTTCTGTTGTCCTCTGCGTCCTTATCGTTGCTCTGGGTCCAATCCAATTTGGTTTCACC TGCGGATATTCTTCGCCTACACAAGCAGAAATCATTAGGGATCTTAATCTCTCAATTTCGGAG TTCTCTTTGTTTGGTTCTTTGTCAAATGTTGGTGCTATGGTCGGAGCTATTGCTAGTGGTCAGATGGCAGAGTACATTGGCCGCAAGGGG TCACTGATGGTTGCTGCTATTCCTAATATAATTGGATGGCTAAGCATATCATTTGCGAAA gattcttcatttttattcatgGGAAGGTTGTTGGAAGGATTTGGTGTCGGTATAATATCATACACG GTACCAGTATATATAGCTGAAATTGCACCTCAGAACAGGAGAGGAAGCCTTGGATCAGTTAATCAG CTCTCTGTTACTCTGGGGATAATGCTCGCATATCTGTTAGGACTTTTTGTACACTGGAGATTGCTTGCAGTTTTAG GAATTTTGCCTTGCACAATTTTAATACCCGGCTTGTTTTTCATACCAGAGTCTCCTCGATGGCTG GCCAAAATGGGAATGACAGAAGATTTTGAAGCGTCTTTGCAAGTTTTACGGGGATTCGATACAGACATTTCTGCTGAAGTGAACGAAATCAAG AGATCTGTAGCATCATCAACAAAAAGATCAACGGTTCGATTCGCAGATCTCAGGCGAAGAAGATATTGGTTCCCATTGATG GTGGGAATTGGATTACTTATGCTCCAGCAACTCAGCGGTATCAATGGGATTTTATTCTATTCCAGCAACATCTTCGAAAGTGCTG GGCTTTCCTCGGGTAATCTTGCTACAGTTGGACTTGGGGTTATTCAG gtTCTGGCCACTGGGGTAACTACATGGTTGGTGGATAAAGCTGGGCGCAGGCTTCTCTTGATT GTATCTACATCTGGAATAACTGTTAGCCTGCTTCTTGTTGCAGTTGCCTTTTATTTAGAG GGCAATGTTTCGAAAGATTCCCATTTATATGGCATAATGGGAATATTGTCACTTGTGGGGCTCGTG GCTATGAtaattttcttctctcttgGTCTTGGAGCTATTCCTTGGATTATAATGTCTGAG ATACTCCCAGTGAATATTAAGGGCCTTGCGGGCAGTGTGGCAACACTGGCAAATTGGCTAACCTCCTGGCTGGTCACTATGACTGCAAACTTGTTGTTGAGTTGGAGTAGTGGAG GAACCTTTACTATGTTCACACTGGTGTCTGCATTTACAGTAGTTTTCGTGACTTTATGGGTCCCTGAAACCAAAGGAAGAACTCTGGAAGAAATCCAGTCATCCTTCAGATGA